GATAAATTCTCTCCATTTTGCACAAAATGTGAATAAGGTCTCCCTGGGCCTTCTCCATGTCTTTTACGTTCAATGTCCTTGaacataaaattttgaaaaattgcaCAATTCTATAATGGTGCTTGATACTTCCTTCGACAAAAACTTGCCAATACAAGCTGGAAGTAACCTTTGCATTATGACATGACAATCATGGGATTTCAATCCAACAATATTGTCATTAGTTACTTTCTTCTTCAAGTTCGAACAAAATCCATCTGGCAATTTAACGTccttcaaaaatttacaaaacaaTTGCTTATCATTAGCAGTTAACACATAAGGGGCATGTGGTTTTAGCAATCTTTTACGAGCATCTTCGAAAATCCATAAGGATTGACGAATTctcatatttttcaaatcttgtCTTGCATTAGTGGTGTCTTTAGACTTGTCATTATCCAAGAGAGTGCCAAGGATACTATCACAAACATTCTTCTCAACATGCATAACATCGATGTTGTGTTTCAACTCATTTGCACTCCAATACTCAAGTtcataaaaaatactttttttcctcCAGTTATTTTCAATGTCGCCTCTTTTTCGTTTCCCCGGAGCACGTTCAGATAGAGCATTCACTTGTTCTAATATTTCAGAACAAGTAAATCGTCTTGGCGGAGGTCTCTTCTCAACATTTCCATCAAATTCACGGTCTTTTCTCATACGATGATTGGATGGCAAGAAACGTCTATGACCAACATAAGATGTCTTACCAATCACTCGAATAGAAGTAGTATCCTCGTTGCATGTAGGACAGGCTTTATATCCCTGTCCACTCCATCCGGACAAGCTACTACGGGCAGGAAAATCATTAATTGTCCAAAGAAGAGCTGCGCGCATGTTGAACATTGAGTTGGTTGTAGCATCTCTTGTTTCAACACCCTGAGTCCACAATGCGTTTAGCTCGTCCACCAATGGCCTTAAAAAGACATCCATGTCCTTACCAGGTGACTTCGGTCCGGGAATAAGGAGACTCAACATGAAATTGTTATCCTTCATACACATCCAAGGTGGCAAATTGTAATTCACCAACACTACAGGCCACATACTATACGAGAGGCTCATGTTGCCAAAAGGATTAAATCCATCAGCAGCTAAGCCTAGGCGAACATTCCGAGGATCTCTTGCAAAATCAGGATGTCTGGAGTCAAAGTCTTTCCACGCGGCAGAATCAACAGGATGACGCATAACACCATTTTCTCTCACACGACCAGTACGATGCCATACCATCTCTTTGGATGTATGTCTTGAACTGTATAATCTTTTCAATCGAGGAGTCAACGGAAAGTAGCGCATCACTTTATGCGCTACTTTTTTTCCGCTTGTCTCCTCATTAATCCATCTACTGGTCCCGCACACCGGGCAAAAATCTTTCGAGGCATGCTCATTGTGAAACAAACAACAATTGTTCACGCACACGTGGATTGATTCGTACCCTAATCCTAATTTTCCTAATTTCTTCTTCGCCTCATAGTGTGTTGCAGGAATTTTATTCTCCTTCGGAAATGCAAACTTCAACAACTTCAACAATTCATCAAAGATATAATTTGGTATTTTTCCCAAATTTTTTAAGTGCATCAACTTTGCTATAAAGTTGAGGGACGATATCCAATCGCAACCAGGATACAACTCTGCCTCAATCTCCTCAAACATGTCATCATAATACTGACCCCTCTGCATTTCATCATCACCAGCTCTTTCGTCGTCATCTATAGGAGGGAAGAAATCTTCAATGACACCAGCCATCTCATCCGCATCGACATTGATGTTAGCCTCGACAGGTTCATCTGGCTCCCCATGGTAAATCCACCTCTCATAGCTGCTCTCGAAACCCTTTGTAAAGATGTGTGCCTCCACAGTATTCAAAGGATGCAATCTAGTATTCTTGCATTTAACACAAGGACAGAAAATTCTTCCGTCACAATCCTTGTGTTTAGACGCAAGTTCCATAAAGACTTGGAGACCTTCCCAGTAAGCTGGATCCTTACGATTTCTCATGGTCACCCAAGTCTTATCGATTGCCATCTACCAAAAAATTTACGTTTACTACATTATAATCAAATTGTCTACTGTCAAACGAATTTGGTAATTTTGAATGTGTAGTTGAACTAAGGCTAATCTTACGTCATTTTATGAaactttttttaacttttattttaaactatacttacattaaatattatagtatttatcaaattatttgttaattttttttattacaagaatttattaattataaaatttatcacttattcaattattaattatttatattcaactaattaaagttatttataattatttaattatttattattattttttataaatatacaaaaaatattttaaattaaattacttaattttaggatttatttcattaattttgttaaataaatattaatttaaataattgtccatttaaaaaataacttgttACTAGTTTTATAACAAACTATtaacttattataaattattaaaataacaaaatttttattatctcaaaattttaccgaaattcatttatttaaattatttttatttaacaaaatattatatttttcattaatataattatttcttaatattttttattgtaagaatttattcaatattaaattcattacttattcaattattaattatctattctcaactaataaaagttatttattgattcaaaaaaaaaagttatctattaaatatttaattatttattattattttttaataaaatacaaatttcATTTACGTCATTTTATGAAAccttttttaacttttattttaaactatacttacattaaatattatagtatttatcaaattatttgttaattttttctattacaagaatttattaattataaaatttatcacttattcaattattaattatttatattcaactaattaaagttatttataattatttaattatttattattattctttataaatatacaaaaaaaatcttttaaattcaattacttaattttaggatttatttcactaattttgttaaataaatattaatttaaataattgtccatttaaaaaataacttgttACTAGTTTTATAACAAACTATtaacttattataaattattaaaataacaaaatttttattatctcAAAATTTCACCGAAatccttttatttaaattatttttatttaataaaatattatcttttttattaatataattatttcttaatattttttattgtaagaatttatttaatgttaaattcattacttatttaattattaattatctattctcaactaataaaagttatttattgattcaaaaaataaataaaagttatttattaaatatttaattatttattattattttttaaacaaaatacaaatttcatttacttaaattacttaattttaacattaattttattaatttttataaataattattaccttataatttttctttttaaataccactttaatattttttataaaaaaattactaatttattaaattaacctaattttttttactatatgaaatttaaaaaaaaattggacagCATAACATTTATATTTTACACTATACCCAAAAAAATTTTAACCTGATTTATACAATCTTTACAACTTTAAAATACATTAcacatttttaaatattacaaagtttcaaagtaaatcaaaaatttattacaatacaaaaaataacaaaaaaacaaatacaAACACACATACTATTTTCAGATTATACACAtctatattaaaaagaaaaaaaaaattacaatcactTAAAACAATACATACATTATTAAAAACACATACATATAactcaaatacatatatatttaaacatatatttaaaataaatattacaaacatctaaacaacaaaatttatctacatatttataaatacatatataaatataaaacaatatatatacatattacaaATGAGGGTATACCTCAAAAATCGCCGCCGGTGGCGGTGGGCTGACGGAGGTTCAGGCGGAGGAGAGACCCGGTGCTGGGCTGAGCTGACGCGCGACTTCAGGTGGGCGATGGTGGTGGCCGGACGTAGCTTCAGGCGCCTGGGTTGAATgggttagggttagggttgaatggGTTGAAGGTGGCTGAATAGAGAGGAAAATGGGTTAGGGTTTTTAGTTTTGGCTGAGAAATGAGGAAGGCTCGctgcattttttttatatacaaagAACTTCCCAACGATATAGACCAACGACATTGTCGTTGGTGACAGACTGATCACTGCAACGTGTCAGTCTGTCACCAACGACAATGTCGTTGGGAGCTGAAATGAGAGGGAAAATTACCGCCCTTTTACAACGGCCATTTTTCAAATTATACAAAACTTTTCCCAATGACAATGTCGTTATTGAAGTATTTTCAATAACGACATTGTCGTTATTgatgataaatttttttttttaaaaaaataataatagttgtCCCAACGACAGGTAAGTGTCGTTATTTATAGTACCATTTTTAATGAGGACTTTTTGGCGTTGGTAATAGTGGCGTTGGTATAAACCATTATTGTTGTAGTGaaaacaagtatgtttcattaacatcctgatatgaattctaaaacaatgaaataaatataaagtttagtaaaccttacattgggtgcagcggaatatgactccttccattcagatctctagcccttgattcctttttgtagcagatcATCACCAAgatatgaacctggatctctttctctcattcctttgatgctgattctccttcttaatgtttggaatctcctacagtcttacacactatgcttgagataccacttgatgtgtgtgggcactcactcattcactcaaggatttcaaaaatcaagaagaaagaagagggaagtggtttCTGCTATAGAGAATGGAGGCtcaatttcatctgacaaaagTTAACAAAGTTCAgtttgaatgagagccatcactatctatttataggtaaccacctaggtttaggttagaattatttggcattaaaataatagaaaaataggaAAATTGCACTAAGTGTGCCGCCCATGGatagtggattgggcccactttgcaattttgccattttgtcattttttctaTCCCAtattctcaaaaacgcaaattttccaatttcaaccatttaaatgctaattctaattatttaataactaaaaattaattattaaataatattgtcatttaatatatttattaattagacatataaagtctcttaattaataaataaacctagaattctcttttctttataattttgcccttgcttagtgaaaattcataaactagacatagtctaactttagaattataattgattaatcaaaatcaattaactgagtcttacaagcagtatggtctcaactagtatggggaccatgggtctatatatccgagcttccaataagcagatcaagaatttatatcttaaattcactgacttattaattcttcgttcaatccacgcatagaacttagaattgcactctcagtatatagaacgctctatatgttccacgatatagatacgccattagttatccattgttataatcctaatttgatcaatgattctctatatagatggtctacactgtaaagggtttagattaccgtaacacttaaccccgtataaatgatatttcaactaagtgaaatgagtactccctcatttattttcgtttgctcaagctcgaaggaaatcatcctttactttctatttgtcagataaaagctatagattccatatttatgttagcgctcccactcaattgcactatcatgttcccaaaatgtacgtatcaccctgacccaaaagtaggcttaactaacaaatcaaagagcatgtataatactcttgagatcgaacataaacatatcaggattaagatcatttgatctaggatcaacaggtgatattgaattgaatagatattacggtaaatttaatatatctaatcaaagttcaatatcggccccttccgatgtatactccatacatccgatactggtaaactttgccaatgccctggaaaggacataacacttatccaaggtgtaagaatactaatcgctgattataccatgccagtctaaatccagtgttctgacgaatcagggaataaactttcgaacatataattaagattatattccactgtgctgacaacactataatcattaacaaattcatatgttctggacttaaatagaattcatacattatatatataatcatgaaataaatcatgtgaaccatgcaacattaaatgttatttctgatctttattaattagtaaatctgattatattgaaatgagttttatttagggcataaaacccaacaatttgcCTGTAATCCTGGATGAGATTTTGGTAGGTAAGGCCGGTATTGGGGGAGAATAGGATGGAAGATTTATTGAAGTTCACCAACTGACTCGAGATACTCTCATACTTGGCAAGAGCCTCTTTGATAGCATTACAAGCCTGGATGTTAGACCAACAAAATAGTATGCTATCATTAGCAAAAAGAAGATGTGAGATTTTTGGAGCAGTACATGCAATATCCAAAATTTGTTTTAGTGTTTTCAAATTGCTTAAGAATAGTAGAGAGACCTTCTAAACAAAGGAGAAAGAGGTATGGTGAGAGAAGATCCCCTTGGCAAAGTCCTCTAGAGGGAATGACATTCCCAAGGTCATGGCCGTTGATGTTGAATTTAAAGGAAGCAGTTGACAGGAAAGTCATGATTAAAGAGACAAACTTAGAGGGGAAACCGAATTCAGCATGATCTTATTAAGGAAACTCCATTCAACTCTGTCAAAAGCCTTGGCCATGTCCAACTTGACTGCCATCCAGCCAATCTTGCCTTTTTTCCTACATTTGATGGAATGGAGTATTTCTTGGGCCATGAGAATATTATCAGAAATTAATGAGTCAGCCCTTAAGAAAGGTACTTTGGTTGGGAGAAATAAGAGGGTTTATGACTAACTTGATCCTATTAGCCAggacttttgaaaaaaaatttataaacagTAGTGCGCAGGCTAATAGGGCGATAGTCTTTAAGGGTAGAGGGATCCTTGATTTTGGGGATGAGGGTAATAAGAGTGGTATTGAAGTGTGTTATATCAGATTGGTTATTTAGAAAATTGAGACTTAGAAAAAATTTCTCCCGAAGACCCACACTTTTTCAAAGCTTCTCTTCAACCTATTCTATGAATAGTATGAGATCATAATAAGAAAACTAAAACCTAGTTGAATACTCTAGGTTTCTTACATTGGAAACACTCTTCTCATAAAGAAAGATATGAAAGTATGAGAATAGAAGAGATAAAATCGTTTGACTGCTCTTTAggtcctatttatagaacataacaACCTTAGAGACAACCACAAAAATATTTTTCCAGCTGTACAAagctttcttaaaaaaattcttgATTTGTAGCATCAGAATCGGACTCTACAGCAGCAAATCAGGACCAGATAGAAAactttctaaattaaactaagatCACGAATTTAGACTTCAAACCcgccaaataaaatttatttgctCTGTTCTAATAAAAGCAAAACCGAAATCATCAATTAGAGAAAGAgagttaaattttttaaagttagacaactttccataagagaatttttttctcttacaaAAAGCTTCATAAACCAAAGAGACCAAAAttaatgtaataaaaataatttaaatactcaataaaaatacataataattaaaacatattttgacaattaaattACCAAAAAAGAACCTaacacaaacaaacaaacaaaaatatagaACTTTAGGAGAAAGTAATattataacatacattattgaaaaataaacatatataataaaaactaattaaataagtAGTTTAGACTTGTGTAATAACTAGCAAATAGTCAGCCTCCTTTGAGTTGTCTTCTTTGACCAAAACCCCAGCACTGCAAAGAAGGACTTTAAGCTCATCAACGTCTAGTGCATGGAATTGCATAGAGTACATTATACCAGAAACCACCTCTTCTTGAAACACACCAATTATCTTTACAAAGGCCAAATTCAGAGATGGGTAATTCTTATTCTCGTTATGAAATTCGATGGCAAAACGAGCAAGCTCCTTCATCTTTGGATCACTCTCAGATCCTTCCACTTCCCTCAGTTTTCCCACTATATCTTCCATTATATTATCAAtatcttttatataaatatattaacttCTTTGTTTTTCTTATTTAGGATCTTAATCTTCTCTCTCAAAGTTCTCTATATTTGTGTAttgtttttgcttaattatatcAAAATTGGACATTATTTATATACTAATTCATTTATGCATGTTTGGTGTTCTATTGTTTCGTGCCTTTGTTGAATGAAGCACATACAAATAGTCTTCGTTATTATTATAATGAAAGTGTACGGTTTTTGACTATGTAGTTTTAAGACCTCTGACTTTCATATCTTTTGATCAATTGGGTTTATCCAATTGATTGAGTTGTTTAAACACATctacacatatataatatttggttgattttttcttttcttccatattatatatattgtttgtttataaaaatactaaacagGGTAAAGATGGAGCGTGGCAGGTACTAAGTATTGAAACTTTCTCTTTTTGTTGAATTgagattatatatacatacacagcTGCCCATATGTGCTTAAATACATGTACGTGTGGCTTGTTAAACTCGACTAGattttaatttgtatattttttgttatgatAATTGATAAATAACCCAACTGGAATTAAATAAGGCATTGTTTGAAAGTAATGCTGTAATGGAAGAGAAATGAATACATATATAAGAATAGTAATGAGAATGATAATAGGAATAAAAATCGAAtgcaattaaattaaaatgtataattGATAAAAGAATTAGGGAAATTactttatatactatttttaatttttttttttcaaatttacggtttgggtttctaaagtggttgcagcgctagttgcaatagagatttctatacgattttttgttgcaatttaggttgcagcgctagttgcaataaagGTTTCTATGTacaattccgtaaaaatacaaaaaaaaattattttgaagtgtaaaaatgaaaaagtcccaaagaattattatatatttttttcattttgtattggaatagtcattcttttcattttaaaatgaaatagtcattccactaaaatgcaactaaacaaaaatgaatggaatgaaaattattttattttcattccatttcaTTTCATTGTCTCCAACCAAACATCACCTAAGTATATTCAATGTATTATCCCAAATCACATAGAAAATAATCTTATGTAACGCACTATTCTTCATCGCGGGTTGTGCAAAATTGAGGTAGAGTCAGATTATTTTTTGTCGTCCAAGTTATTTGAAGTTCATGTACCATAAAAGCAATATGACCCACTACTGATCGAGGGAGAACCACATTTTTTATTTCTGATCGAATTTGCTCGTGGGCAATGCTCCTTTCGAGTTCATTTTTGTAATGATGAATGATTTGATTATGTAATGAAGTtttaccttttattttttttaacaaaaaaaatataatttgagttttttattctaatttttaagggtattttatcctatttttactaaaatataaattaaaatacatgCTAGTagaatagaaaattttaaatcGGGATAAATAGTTGTGACCCGATCAGTAGAAAATAGTTCAGCGTTCAAAAGTTC
The Cannabis sativa cultivar Pink pepper isolate KNU-18-1 unplaced genomic scaffold, ASM2916894v1 Contig1, whole genome shotgun sequence genome window above contains:
- the LOC133032973 gene encoding uncharacterized protein LOC133032973; translation: MAIDKTWVTMRNRKDPAYWEGLQVFMELASKHKDCDGRIFCPCVKCKNTRLHPLNTVEAHIFTKGFESSYERWIYHGEPDEPVEANINVDADEMAGVIEDFFPPIDDDERAGDDEMQRGQYYDDMFEEIEAELYPGCDWISSLNFIAKLMHLKNLGKIPNYIFDELLKLLKFAFPKENKIPATHYEAKKKLGKLGLGYESIHVCVNNCCLFHNEHASKDFCPVCGTSRWINEETSGKKVAHKVMRYFPLTPRLKRLYSSRHTSKEMVWHRTGRVRENGVMRHPVDSAAWKDFDSRHPDFARDPRNVRLGLAADGFNPFGNMSLSYSMWPVVLVNYNLPPWMCMKDNNFMLSLLIPGPKSPGKDMDVFLRPLVDELNALWTQGVETRDATTNSMFNMRAALLWTINDFPARSSLSGWSGQGYKACPTCNEDTTSIRVIGKTSYVGHRRFLPSNHRMRKDREFDGNVEKRPPPRRFTCSEILEQVNALSERAPGKRKRGDIENNWRKKSIFYELEYWSANELKHNIDVMHVEKNVCDSILGTLLDNDKSKDTTNARQDLKNMRIRQSLWIFEDARKRLLKPHAPYVLTANDKQLFCKFLKDVKLPDGFCSNLKKKVTNDNIVGLKSHDCHVIMQRLLPACIGKFLSKEVSSTIIELCNFSKFYVQGH